One Oncorhynchus mykiss isolate Arlee chromosome 9, USDA_OmykA_1.1, whole genome shotgun sequence genomic window, tttattgtgttactttttttatagaattttttactttagtttatttagtaaatattttcttaactctatttcttgaactgcgttgttggttaaggtcttgtaatttagcgtttcacggtaaggtctacacctgttgtattcggcacacatgacaaataaaattggattcgAAGTacgcattttactgttagtctactcctgttgtttatgaagcttctgacaaatacaatttgaaaaaACAAACTCAATATACTTAACATAATAAAATGATTCAAACCAAATCAAAACTGTGTAGAAATGTTGATAGACCTGTATTCATACAGTTTCTTGACTGTCCAGCTCGCTAATAATCATTAGACAGTTAGGGTTCATCGAAAATAAACCCTAAACTATGGTTAGAGGACAATTTTTTTGCAGATTTGGAATGAAAGGAAATAACCCATTTTCAGTGCAGCCGTCTggacctcgttgaagaccgaACGTATCCCCCGGGGCAAAATGACTCCGGACACCCCTGTCCTAAAATGTGTTTTTGGTCTAAGAGTAAcgttatacttaagcaataaggccagaggaggtgtggtatatgaccaaaataccacggctgtcagccaatcagcattcagggctcaaaccacccagtttatactaTATGATTTTGTATTAGGTTCTGTTATGTAGAATACTAATAAAACATGTGACTTTAGTGAGCAAGCTTCACTGTGAGAAGTGACGAAGCTTCTGTTTCATGCAGTCAGTTCTTCTACTGTCGGGAGAAAAGGTCATGCATATTAATATAGGCTATGTTAATAGCACGTAAATAAAGGTTGCTTCTCTGCCACACCCACAACGCGAGCACAATCATGGCCTCCGATTAGCAGGTTGACACGTTGGAACAGACTCAGGGTCTGTTTCTGTGGCATCAGAAACGCTAAAAGGCTCATGGTTAGTGTAGTTTTTTGTGCTCTCTGAAACCAACTAACGGCAAAAACAGTGGTTGAAACATTCATAAACGATGGGCACTGGATCAACATGCGAATTGCTTTGCAATCTCAGGAGAAAATAGAACGTCTACGTTGCACAATAATAACATCACTATCGCTAACATAtctcatgttttttttaatgatgaTTCCTTTAGTAAAACGGAGTTATGAAATCTGAAGACACATTAAGTTAACTGAAACACATTCAACCAATCATATTTACTTTTCTAACATGAACTTCTGTGCTGCACAGGTGTGTGAATCGTCTGACTTTGTCTTTTTAGTGTTTCCTTAACACAGAAGAGGACGCTGTTGTGCCTAAATTCGACCCAAAACCAACAAAGAAGTCTGCAGTGTTGAGAGCGGTTGTAGGGAACCAATCAATATGTCAATAAAAGCTCTAAACCATGCCAGCCCACACTTCATTTCTATCCAGTACGAGACTGAACTGTGTGTTATATGGATCCAAGCTGCTAGGTTTTTTTTATCTACAGAAATTGTGCCCACTGGGGGAGCAAATCAACTTGGTTGAATCAACTTTCATTTTAACCCCAAAGAatctgtgatgatgttgaatcaatatGGAAAACTGATTACtacctactgttcacctaatGCCTTTTTGTGCACTGTTGGGTAGAgcctgaaagtaagcatttcactgttcacCTAAtgccttttttgcactgttgggtAGAGCCTgaaagttagcatttcactgttcacctgttgtattcagcgcacgtgacaaataaactttgatttgatttgatttggaaaagtgattggatttgcaaaaaggcaTCAATGTAAGGCAGGGGACTCCAACCTTTCCAGCTCGAgagctactttaaaaaaaatgtgtcttaAGCTACTCATTTTATTCTAGCTTTCAAATAGGAAcatccttctcttcttctctcctgtgaAACTCTTCCCCAAGTCCTTAATGTACAAGATAAAGtattttctgtcaatatacctggtaaaataatggttaataaacCATGCTAAGACGGGCCGCCCAAATTCTGTTTTAGATTTTTCCAAATTATGTtttcaaaatgtatatatttttcctgGTATTAGATTTTCTTTGTTTTTCACTATCAAAATTACAATTGTTaatagagaaaaaaaatattgaatgttGTGAGTTCTTGTCAATGCTTGAATCACATCAGAAGTAAAACATTTAGGTGTGGTCCTTTAGAcaccaaggggtgcacattttggtttttgctaTGCAGCTGAttcagctgattcaaatgatcaaagatGGATGactagttgattatttgaatcagctgtgtagtgctagggcaaaaaaacaaaatatacaACCGTTTGGGTTACGAGGACAGAGTTTGAGAAACGCTGAGCTAAAATATCTACATTTGTTAGTTTTCTTCCAGACCTAAAATGTTTGACAAAATAAATGGTCACTCTCCAAAagggtcatggctagaagggatccagcttttgtcaaatttatGTCAAAGGCTATTATCTGTCCACTAATACTGAACTAGTataggcccagtgcactacttgtgTGAGAAAAATAAGTGTCagatgttttgtattttttatcaataaataaaacaataatccGTTTTTGTGGGGGTGCAGGCAAGAAGGAGAGGCTATAAGGACCTTCCTGACCTGCAAAACGTAACCCTGAAACGTAACCCTAACCGTAACATCATTTTATCCAATTCTGAAATTAAATATTGTTTTGTACCAGGAGTGTCCCAATGGCCTTTTTGCAGGCAAGAGGTTGGGTTGATGTTACCTCCACCATGCAATCCCAATGACTCTGAGCCTGTTCTCCTCAGAGACCACTAGATGGCGATGCCCCGGTTGTTTCTCAGCATTCTGCTGACCTCACAATTGACTGTGTTCCTGCCAAGTGAAGCCCAAAAGCAAACCCCTCCCCCTCACACTTCCAGCCCGAGCTGCCCAGTTCATCCCGGTGTCCCTGGCATACCTGGTCATAACGGACTGcctgggagagatgggagggatggGCATGACGGAGTCACAGGACCCAAGGGAGAGAAAGGACACCCTGGTAGGGGATGTGTTAACTAGCATCAAGGCATGGCACAGTTCccaatttttaaaaaaataacatttttgagGAATGATCTGTACTAGATTAAATGTATGTTGTTTTATGTTATTCTAGGAGGAATAGGGGTACAGGGACCCCCTGGTGATGTGGGGCCAGCTGGACCTAAAGGGGAGATAGGGGAGCCAGGAGGTAATGAACAGCCCTTGAACTGTTGGGATAGTACTTGTTGAGGTGCAATCCAGAACATAGACAGTGATAGAGAAATGTGTCATGTTCTTTCAGATGCAGGAGGCAACAGTGTGATCAGCCATTTACTCGCTGAGATCCAACAGCTCAAAGCCAGACAGGCTAATCTTGAGAAAGGTAAGACTTTctcttttgaattttttttttttttattataaattgTAAATGTGTTTCAAAAGATATAAACACTGAGTGTACcagacattaggaacaccttcctaatattgagttgcaccccttttgccctcagaacagcctcaattcatcggggcatggactccacaaggtgtcgaaagcattccacagggatgctggcccatgttgactccaatgcttctcacagttgtgtgaagttgactggatgtcctttgggtggtggaccattcttgatacagacaggaaactattgagtgtgaaaaacccagcagcattgcagttattgacacactcaaaccagtgtgcctggcacctactaccacactctgttcaaaggcacttaaattgtTTGTCTTGactattcaccttctgaatggcacacatacacaatccatgtctcaaatgaTTCTTTAACCTGttattctttaacctgtcaccTCCCATTCATGCAtttgatcatagctttcacctggattcacctggtcagtgtcatggaaagagcagggttcctaatgttttgtacactcagtgtgtttcACATTTACATCCACATTCAACAAGGAAATCGGTCGGGATGACTCACAGAAAGAATGACATGATTTATTTCAAGCTGCAAGCTTCAGGGTCTTCCAGAAGGCAGGGGACAAATATTTAGTGTCCAATGGAGTGCTGGGGAGTTTCGATGAAGGTTTGAAGTTCTGCAACAACTTTGGTGCGACGCTGGTCATGCCAAGGAATGATGTGGAGAACCAAGCTCTTTCCAAGTTCATTGTTGGTGCTTCTTATGGTTTCCTGGGAGCAACAGACAGGAAAACAGAGGGTGTTTGGGTAGATTTGAACGACGAGCCACTGACGTATCTGGACTGGCACAGTGGAGAACCAAACAGTGGGGGTAATGGTATAGAAGACTGTATTGCAACAACAACCTCTGGACCTTGGGTTGATATTACCTGTGATGCAAACATTGTTATAATATGTGAAATTTAAACATTTAAAGATGGGATTTTTTTTCCATAAAATCACCGACCTACATTTTAATTGCTACTAAATGAATATTCAAGCAAATTATATTACCAAATCTTAAAGGGCAATACTAATATATCACAATCATCCAGCAGACACTGTTTATGAGAACTGCAAATTCTTTACAGACGGTcaataaaatgaataaaaaagAGCAAGGaattgtgtgtttctctctcggACCAGGTGATGTCCATGTTTGTTTAGTGTGGAGGTTTGACCACCAGGACCAGGTGATGTCCATGTTTGTTTAGTGTGGAGGTTTGACCACCAGGACCAGGTGATGTCCATGTTTGTTTAGTGTGGAGGTTTGACCACCAGGACCAGGTGATGTCCATGTTTGTTTAGTGTGGAGGTTTGACCACCAGGACCAGGTGATGTCCATGTTTGTTTAGTGTGGAGGTTTGACAACCAGGACCAGGTGATGTCcatgtttgtttagtgtggcgGTTTGACCACCAGGACCAGTTGATGTCCATGTTTGTTTAGTGAGGAGGTTTGACCACCAGGACCAGGTGATGTCcatgtttgtttagtgtggcgGTTTGACAACCAGGACAAAGTAGGCTATTTTATCATCTCACACTGCTCACAATGGAAACATCTTCCTTTCAGGTGCAGCACAGGACAATATGGATGTAACCAACACAGTCAAACATTATTCTTCCTTTTATATAAGGAGTTACATGTATTTTTCAACATAACACAGTTAGAACAATGTATTATTTCAACCCAGAATAACGTCACATTTGTTTCAGGTTAAGAGGAGATATAGTGAATGAAGACAGTGAACAAACTGACGTGAAACGTGTATGTTATTCTGTGCTATGCTCATATTTGATTGTTCCTCTCAATTGTTGATGTGATTGTAACCCAATAGCAGCCCCTAGTGGTGATCTGGAATAACC contains:
- the LOC100301641 gene encoding mannan-binding lectin H1 precursor; the protein is MAMPRLFLSILLTSQLTVFLPSEAQKQTPPPHTSSPSCPVHPGVPGIPGHNGLPGRDGRDGHDGVTGPKGEKGHPGGIGVQGPPGDVGPAGPKGEIGEPGDAGGNSVISHLLAEIQQLKARQANLEKAASFRVFQKAGDKYLVSNGVLGSFDEGLKFCNNFGATLVMPRNDVENQALSKFIVGASYGFLGATDRKTEGVWVDLNDEPLTYLDWHSGEPNSGGNGIEDCIATTTSGPWVDITCDANIVIICEI